In Streptomyces sp. NBC_00878, a single window of DNA contains:
- a CDS encoding SDR family oxidoreductase yields MEAVQGAGVVVTGAGGGIGAALARRFAAEGARVVVNDLDGAKAKAVADEIGGIAVPGDASAMVGEARDALGGSVDVYCANAGLASGGSEAAPEEVWGLAWDVNVMAHVRAAHALLPAWLERGSGRFVSTVSAAGLLTMVGAAPYSVTKHGAYAFAEWLSLTYRHRGLKVHAICPQGVRTDMLASTGSAGDLVLQPTAIEPEDVADALFAGIEADRFLILPHPEVADYYQARATDPDRWLTSMNHIQQKWEANGR; encoded by the coding sequence GTGGAAGCCGTGCAGGGTGCCGGAGTGGTTGTCACCGGAGCCGGAGGGGGCATCGGAGCCGCGCTCGCGCGGCGGTTCGCCGCCGAGGGGGCCCGGGTCGTGGTCAATGACCTGGATGGCGCGAAGGCGAAGGCTGTCGCCGACGAGATCGGCGGGATCGCGGTGCCGGGAGACGCCTCCGCGATGGTGGGTGAGGCCCGGGACGCGCTCGGCGGGAGCGTCGATGTCTACTGCGCCAACGCGGGGCTCGCCTCCGGCGGGTCGGAAGCGGCGCCCGAAGAGGTCTGGGGACTGGCCTGGGACGTGAACGTGATGGCGCACGTCCGCGCGGCCCACGCGCTGCTCCCCGCCTGGCTGGAGCGCGGCAGCGGCCGTTTCGTCTCCACGGTCTCGGCGGCCGGACTGCTCACGATGGTCGGCGCGGCCCCGTACAGCGTCACCAAGCACGGCGCGTACGCCTTCGCCGAGTGGCTCTCCCTCACGTACCGTCATCGCGGTCTGAAGGTCCACGCGATCTGTCCGCAGGGCGTCCGCACCGACATGCTCGCGAGCACCGGCAGCGCGGGCGACCTCGTGCTCCAGCCCACCGCCATCGAGCCCGAGGACGTCGCGGACGCCCTCTTCGCCGGGATCGAGGCGGACCGCTTCCTGATCCTGCCGCACCCCGAGGTCGCCGACTACTACCAGGCGCGCGCCACCGACCCCGACCGCTGGCTGACGAGCATGAACCACATCCAGCAGAAGTGGGAGGCGAACGGCCGGTGA
- a CDS encoding class I adenylate-forming enzyme family protein produces MTPSRYAARPWLALLNDAQRGPVSPDDSVVHALRRAVAEAPDRTFLAYFDGRLSYREADELSDSVAGHLAARGLERGDRVAVLLQNSPLFVLAVLGAWKAGATVLPVNPMYKSGEVTHVLRDGEVTALICSDRAWESYLRETAADSPVRVVLTGCELDLQTRGDARVLNFERLPQAPDADDLVTVAKAGHRAPEGRDPRPSDVALISYTSGTSGAPKGATNTHANIMYNAERQRTGLALPEAPVYFAMAPLFHITGMVCQFAACLNSLGTLVLAYRFEAGVVLDAFAEHRPHYTVGPSTAFMALAAHPSVTPDHFSSFANISSGGAPVPPALVEKFRAGFGPYIRNGYGLTECTAPCASVPPGREAPVDPVSGTLAVGLPGPDTVVRIVDDQGAEVPFGEQGEILVRGPQVVPGYWRRPEATAETFPDGELRTGDIGFMDADGWLYVVDRKKDMINASGFKVWPREVEDVLYTHPSVREAAVVGVPDGYRGETVKAYISLRPGADEDPAVLAEYCKERLAAYKYPRQVEILPDLPKTASGKILRRELRSRSRGGQ; encoded by the coding sequence GTGACCCCTTCCCGGTATGCGGCCCGGCCGTGGCTCGCGCTCCTGAACGACGCCCAGCGCGGGCCCGTCAGCCCCGACGACTCGGTCGTGCACGCCCTGCGCCGGGCCGTCGCCGAGGCCCCCGACCGCACCTTCCTCGCCTATTTCGATGGGCGTCTCAGCTACCGCGAGGCCGACGAACTGAGCGACTCCGTCGCCGGGCACCTCGCGGCCCGAGGCCTGGAGCGCGGCGACCGGGTCGCCGTCCTGCTGCAGAACTCCCCGCTCTTCGTCCTCGCCGTCCTCGGCGCCTGGAAGGCCGGCGCGACCGTCCTCCCCGTCAACCCCATGTACAAGTCGGGGGAGGTCACCCACGTCCTGCGGGACGGCGAGGTCACCGCGCTGATCTGCTCCGACCGGGCCTGGGAGTCGTACCTGCGCGAGACGGCCGCCGACTCGCCCGTACGCGTCGTGCTCACCGGCTGCGAACTGGATCTCCAGACGCGGGGCGACGCACGCGTACTGAACTTCGAGCGGCTGCCGCAGGCGCCGGACGCGGACGATCTGGTGACCGTCGCGAAGGCCGGTCACCGGGCCCCCGAGGGCCGTGACCCCCGCCCCTCGGACGTGGCGCTGATCAGCTACACCTCGGGCACCAGCGGCGCCCCCAAGGGAGCCACCAACACCCACGCCAACATCATGTACAACGCCGAGCGCCAGCGGACGGGCCTCGCGCTGCCCGAGGCGCCCGTGTACTTCGCGATGGCACCGCTGTTCCACATCACCGGGATGGTCTGCCAGTTCGCCGCATGCCTCAACAGCCTGGGCACGCTCGTCCTCGCGTACCGCTTCGAGGCGGGGGTCGTCCTCGACGCGTTCGCCGAACACCGGCCCCACTACACGGTCGGCCCGTCGACCGCCTTCATGGCCCTGGCCGCGCACCCGTCCGTGACGCCGGACCACTTCTCCTCCTTCGCGAACATCTCCTCCGGCGGCGCGCCGGTGCCGCCCGCGCTCGTGGAGAAGTTCCGGGCGGGCTTCGGGCCCTACATCCGCAACGGCTACGGACTCACCGAGTGCACCGCGCCCTGCGCCTCGGTGCCGCCAGGCCGGGAGGCACCCGTCGACCCCGTCTCCGGGACACTCGCCGTCGGACTGCCGGGGCCCGACACGGTCGTCCGGATCGTCGACGACCAGGGCGCGGAGGTCCCCTTCGGCGAGCAGGGCGAGATCCTCGTACGCGGCCCGCAGGTCGTGCCCGGCTACTGGCGCCGGCCCGAGGCCACCGCGGAGACCTTCCCGGACGGCGAGCTGCGCACCGGCGACATCGGCTTCATGGACGCGGACGGCTGGCTCTACGTGGTCGACCGCAAGAAGGACATGATCAACGCGTCCGGCTTCAAGGTGTGGCCGCGCGAGGTCGAGGACGTCCTCTACACCCACCCGTCGGTGCGCGAAGCCGCGGTCGTCGGGGTGCCCGACGGATACCGCGGCGAGACCGTGAAGGCGTACATCAGCCTGCGTCCGGGCGCCGATGAGGACCCCGCTGTACTCGCCGAATACTGCAAGGAGAGACTGGCCGCGTACAAATACCCGCGACAGGTCGAAATCCTGCCCGACTTGCCGAAGACGGCCAGTGGGAAGATCCTCCGTCGGGAACTGCGTTCCCGGTCGCGCGGCGGCCAGTAG
- a CDS encoding TetR/AcrR family transcriptional regulator, translated as MPRTTDGDGTPVPRRLLAAATRLFAERGYDRTSVQEIVEAAGVTKGALYHYFGSKDDLLHEVYARVLRVQQERLDAFAEADAPVEERLRGAAADVVVTTIDNLDDGAIFFRSMHHLSPEKNKQVRAERRRYHERFRALIEEGQESGVFSTATPADLVVDYHFGSVHHLSTWYRPDGPLPPQEVADHLADLLLRALRP; from the coding sequence GTGCCCAGAACGACGGACGGGGACGGCACGCCCGTCCCGCGGCGGCTGCTGGCAGCCGCTACCCGGCTCTTCGCCGAGCGCGGCTACGACCGGACCTCGGTCCAGGAGATCGTCGAGGCGGCCGGTGTCACCAAGGGGGCGCTGTACCACTACTTCGGCTCCAAGGACGACCTGCTGCACGAGGTGTACGCGCGCGTGCTGCGTGTACAGCAGGAGCGGCTCGATGCCTTCGCCGAGGCCGACGCGCCGGTGGAGGAGCGGCTGCGTGGTGCCGCGGCGGATGTCGTCGTCACGACGATCGACAATCTCGACGACGGGGCGATCTTCTTCCGCTCCATGCACCACCTGAGCCCGGAGAAGAACAAACAGGTACGGGCCGAGCGGCGCCGCTATCACGAGCGGTTCCGGGCGCTCATCGAGGAGGGGCAGGAGTCGGGGGTCTTCTCGACGGCGACCCCGGCGGACCTCGTCGTGGACTACCACTTCGGTTCCGTCCACCACCTGTCGACGTGGTACCGCCCTGACGGTCCGCTCCCCCCGCAGGAGGTCGCCGACCACTTGGCGGACCTGCTGCTCCGGGCGCTCAGGCCGTAG
- a CDS encoding acyl-CoA dehydrogenase family protein: MDFAFDARTEELRAKLLAFMDEYVYPAEAVAHEQRELLASPWDTPAVVEELKAEARRQGLWNLFLPDSEYGAGLTNLQYAPLAEITGRSPQLAPTALNCAAPDTGNMEVLAQFGDERQRKQWLEPLLAGEIRSAFAMTEPEVASSDATNITTLIERSTDGTDEYVISGRKWYISGAMNPDCKIFIVMGKTDPDGSDIRRQQSMVLVPRDTPGVEVRRAMQVYGYEDHSHGGHAEVVFDGARVPASNLIGEEGGGFAIAQARLGPGRIHHCMRLIGMAERAIELMCRRAVSRTAFGKQLAEQGVVHNWIADARVAVEQLRLLVLKTAWLMDTVGNKGAHAEIQAIKIATPRTVVDIIDKAVQLHGAGGVSQDFPLAELWAAARTLKLADGPDEVHQRSLARRELKRYV; encoded by the coding sequence ATGGACTTCGCATTCGACGCACGCACCGAAGAGCTGCGCGCCAAGCTGCTCGCCTTCATGGACGAGTACGTCTATCCGGCGGAGGCCGTCGCCCACGAGCAGCGCGAGCTGCTCGCCTCGCCGTGGGACACCCCGGCCGTGGTCGAGGAGTTGAAGGCCGAGGCCCGCCGTCAGGGCCTGTGGAATCTCTTCCTGCCCGACTCCGAGTACGGTGCCGGGCTGACCAACCTCCAGTACGCGCCCCTCGCCGAAATCACCGGCCGTTCCCCGCAGTTGGCGCCGACCGCGCTGAACTGCGCGGCGCCGGACACCGGCAACATGGAGGTGCTCGCCCAGTTCGGCGACGAGCGGCAGCGGAAGCAGTGGCTGGAGCCGCTCCTCGCCGGCGAGATCCGCTCGGCGTTCGCGATGACCGAGCCCGAGGTGGCCTCGTCCGACGCCACGAACATCACCACGCTGATCGAGCGATCCACCGACGGCACAGACGAGTACGTCATCAGCGGGCGCAAGTGGTACATCTCCGGGGCGATGAACCCCGACTGCAAGATCTTCATCGTGATGGGCAAGACGGATCCGGACGGGTCCGACATCCGCCGCCAGCAGTCGATGGTGCTGGTACCGCGTGACACACCCGGTGTGGAGGTGCGTCGTGCGATGCAGGTCTACGGGTACGAGGACCACTCGCACGGCGGTCACGCCGAGGTGGTCTTCGACGGGGCCCGGGTCCCGGCCTCGAACCTCATCGGCGAGGAGGGCGGCGGCTTCGCCATCGCCCAGGCGCGACTGGGTCCCGGCCGGATCCACCACTGCATGCGGCTGATCGGCATGGCCGAGCGGGCGATCGAGCTGATGTGCCGGCGGGCGGTCTCCCGTACGGCCTTCGGCAAGCAACTGGCCGAGCAGGGCGTCGTACACAACTGGATCGCCGACGCGCGGGTGGCCGTCGAGCAGCTTCGTCTGCTGGTGCTCAAGACGGCCTGGCTGATGGACACCGTCGGCAACAAGGGTGCCCACGCCGAGATCCAGGCCATCAAGATCGCGACGCCTCGTACGGTGGTCGACATCATCGACAAGGCGGTCCAGTTGCACGGCGCGGGCGGAGTCAGCCAGGACTTCCCCCTCGCCGAACTGTGGGCCGCCGCCCGCACCCTGAAACTCGCCGACGGCCCGGACGAGGTCCACCAGCGCTCACTGGCACGCCGGGAACTGAAGCGGTACGTCTGA
- a CDS encoding phosphotransferase family protein, producing the protein MSSDHPPGLDLDRLRGLLDSERPGLVDGPLTGRLIEGGRSNLTYAVTDGTSKWVVRRPPLGHVLATAHDMKREHRVITALHPTAVPVPRTRLLCEDVDVLGAPFYVMDFVEGTPFRTAEQLAPLGPERTRGAVLALVDTLVELHAVEPAEAGLADFGRPEGFLDRQLRRWGKQLDASRNRDLAGVDELHAALGRELPHSPTATVVHGDYRLDNVLIGEDDEIKAILDWEMSTLGDPLTDLGLLVMYSIPIGMPDSPVSTTARAAGHPDPAELIERYAARSGRDVSAVAWYTAFAWFKLAVILEGIHYRYTLGQTVGAGFDRIGDLVPVFIEHGLTTLQEG; encoded by the coding sequence ATGAGCTCAGACCACCCCCCAGGTCTCGATCTCGACCGGCTGCGCGGCCTGCTCGACAGCGAGCGGCCCGGACTGGTCGACGGCCCGTTGACCGGCCGGTTGATCGAGGGCGGACGGTCCAACCTCACGTACGCGGTGACGGACGGCACCTCGAAGTGGGTCGTACGCCGCCCTCCGCTGGGGCACGTGCTGGCCACCGCGCACGACATGAAGCGCGAGCACCGGGTGATCACCGCGCTGCACCCGACCGCCGTACCCGTACCGCGTACGCGCCTGCTGTGCGAGGACGTCGACGTGCTGGGCGCGCCGTTCTACGTCATGGACTTCGTGGAGGGCACCCCCTTCCGGACCGCCGAGCAGCTCGCGCCGCTCGGCCCGGAGCGCACGCGCGGAGCCGTGCTCGCGCTGGTGGACACGCTGGTCGAGCTGCACGCCGTGGAACCCGCCGAGGCGGGCCTCGCCGACTTCGGTCGGCCCGAGGGCTTTCTCGACCGGCAACTGCGGCGCTGGGGCAAGCAGTTGGACGCCTCCCGCAACCGCGACCTGGCCGGGGTCGACGAGTTGCACGCCGCGCTGGGGCGCGAGCTGCCGCACTCCCCCACGGCCACGGTCGTGCACGGCGACTACCGCCTGGACAACGTGCTGATCGGCGAGGACGACGAGATCAAGGCGATCCTCGACTGGGAGATGTCCACGCTGGGCGATCCGCTCACCGACCTGGGACTGCTGGTGATGTACAGCATCCCGATCGGCATGCCCGACTCGCCGGTCTCCACGACGGCCAGGGCCGCCGGGCATCCGGACCCGGCCGAGCTGATCGAGCGGTACGCCGCGCGCTCGGGGCGCGACGTGTCCGCCGTCGCCTGGTACACGGCGTTCGCGTGGTTCAAACTCGCCGTGATCCTGGAGGGCATCCACTACCGCTACACGCTCGGCCAGACCGTCGGCGCGGGCTTCGACCGCATAGGCGACCTGGTCCCCGTCTTCATCGAGCACGGCCTGACCACTCTTCAGGAAGGCTGA
- a CDS encoding DUF202 domain-containing protein has product MTSGPQGTGADRDPGLQPERTRLAWRRTTLAGTVAAVLAVKSALHGGTSAAGITVAALCCALWLGLLTVAHQRIRALAEDGEPALLTTRHASVAVLCTVALAGCAVALVL; this is encoded by the coding sequence ATGACCTCGGGCCCCCAGGGCACAGGAGCCGACCGGGACCCCGGCCTGCAGCCGGAACGTACGCGGCTGGCGTGGCGGCGTACGACCCTGGCCGGGACCGTGGCCGCCGTGCTGGCCGTGAAGTCGGCACTGCACGGCGGAACGAGCGCCGCGGGCATCACGGTGGCCGCGCTGTGCTGCGCGCTGTGGCTGGGGCTCCTCACCGTGGCGCATCAGCGGATTCGCGCGCTGGCCGAGGACGGAGAGCCCGCGCTGCTCACGACGAGGCACGCGAGCGTCGCCGTCCTGTGCACGGTCGCGCTGGCGGGGTGCGCGGTGGCCCTCGTCCTCTGA
- a CDS encoding YidH family protein — protein sequence MSEFVRNIRLWFAPERIKEDGSTPDYRFSLANERTFLAWLRTSLALIGGGFAVDQFLPDLRWAWRVGLALGLLGAGVLCALRAVNHWVRCERAMRRGEDLPVSRFPALLSIGVAFVAVAMMVVVLFGWEG from the coding sequence GTGAGCGAATTCGTGCGGAACATCCGGTTGTGGTTCGCTCCTGAGCGGATCAAGGAGGACGGCAGCACGCCGGACTACCGCTTCTCGTTGGCGAACGAGCGGACGTTCCTCGCGTGGCTCCGGACCTCGCTCGCACTGATCGGCGGCGGCTTCGCCGTGGATCAGTTTCTGCCGGATCTGCGATGGGCCTGGCGAGTCGGGCTGGCGCTCGGACTGCTCGGCGCGGGCGTGCTGTGCGCGCTGCGGGCCGTGAACCACTGGGTGCGATGCGAGCGGGCGATGCGGCGCGGCGAGGACCTGCCCGTGTCGCGGTTTCCGGCACTGCTGAGCATCGGCGTCGCCTTCGTGGCCGTCGCGATGATGGTGGTCGTGCTGTTTGGGTGGGAGGGATGA
- a CDS encoding NUDIX hydrolase: MSAADEILDVVDERDVVVGQARRGDVYARGLRHRCTFIQVRDARGHLFVHRRTSTKLVFPSMYDMFVGGVVGAGESYDHGALREAEEELGVSGLPRPTFLFKFLYEDGAGKSWWSAVYEVLCELPVDPQVEEVAWHGFLPEAEVGRRLAEWEWVPDGLAAYSRLRALRERG, translated from the coding sequence ATGAGCGCTGCCGACGAGATCCTCGATGTCGTCGACGAGCGGGACGTGGTGGTAGGCCAGGCCAGGCGCGGGGACGTGTACGCGCGGGGGCTGCGGCATCGGTGCACGTTCATCCAGGTCAGGGATGCGCGGGGGCACCTGTTCGTCCACCGGCGCACGTCGACCAAGCTGGTGTTTCCCTCGATGTACGACATGTTCGTGGGCGGGGTCGTCGGGGCGGGCGAGTCGTACGACCACGGGGCACTGCGGGAGGCCGAGGAGGAGCTGGGGGTTTCCGGGCTTCCCCGCCCGACCTTTCTCTTCAAGTTCCTGTACGAAGACGGGGCCGGGAAGAGCTGGTGGTCGGCCGTGTACGAGGTGCTCTGCGAGCTGCCGGTGGACCCTCAGGTGGAGGAGGTCGCCTGGCACGGGTTCCTGCCGGAGGCGGAGGTGGGGCGGCGGTTGGCGGAGTGGGAGTGGGTACCGGACGGCTTGGCGGCGTATTCGCGGCTGCGGGCTTTGCGGGAACGGGGTTGA
- a CDS encoding DMT family transporter: MSVLVLLLAVGAACCLGFGFVLQQNAASHAPLGDFLSPRLLLDLVRVPRWLGGIGLMVAGMVLGAIALANGEVSLVEPLLATNLVFALVLSRRQTRQPLGRQGWAGLLLLAGGVTAFIVAGQPQGGDARTDPFRQWLIIGVALGLALLLTTYAKRSRLSAGPVLLGVAAGLLYGVQDALTRVSGQRFSDGGWIALATGWQVYGVVALGITGLVLVQSAFETAPLRMSLPALTAAQPLAGIACGVGFLGDRLRTDAGALTWEALGLAGIVVGVVLLGMHPAMPSGATPKERMRVRV, from the coding sequence GTGTCGGTCCTGGTTCTCCTTCTCGCCGTAGGCGCGGCCTGTTGCCTCGGCTTCGGCTTCGTGCTCCAGCAGAACGCCGCGTCGCACGCTCCGCTGGGCGACTTCCTCTCCCCGCGCCTGCTCCTCGACCTGGTGCGGGTGCCGCGCTGGCTGGGCGGCATCGGGCTGATGGTGGCCGGCATGGTGCTCGGCGCGATCGCTCTCGCGAACGGCGAGGTCTCCCTCGTCGAACCGCTGCTCGCGACGAACCTGGTGTTTGCACTCGTACTCTCCCGCCGCCAGACCCGGCAGCCGCTCGGACGGCAGGGCTGGGCCGGGCTTCTGCTGCTCGCGGGCGGCGTGACGGCGTTCATCGTGGCCGGCCAGCCGCAGGGCGGCGACGCCCGCACCGACCCGTTCCGCCAGTGGCTGATCATCGGCGTCGCCCTCGGCCTCGCCCTCCTCCTCACCACGTACGCGAAGCGGTCCCGGCTGAGCGCCGGCCCCGTACTGCTGGGCGTGGCGGCGGGTCTCCTCTACGGCGTGCAGGACGCGCTCACCCGCGTGAGCGGCCAGCGGTTCTCCGACGGCGGCTGGATCGCGCTGGCCACGGGTTGGCAGGTTTACGGGGTCGTGGCGCTCGGGATCACGGGGCTCGTACTGGTCCAGAGCGCGTTCGAGACGGCGCCGCTGCGGATGTCGCTGCCCGCGCTGACCGCGGCGCAGCCGCTGGCCGGGATAGCTTGCGGGGTGGGGTTCCTCGGAGACCGGTTGCGCACCGACGCGGGGGCTCTGACCTGGGAGGCTCTGGGCCTTGCCGGGATCGTGGTGGGGGTGGTGCTGCTCGGCATGCATCCCGCGATGCCGAGTGGGGCAACGCCCAAGGAGCGGATGCGGGTCCGGGTATGA